From the Kineococcus rhizosphaerae genome, one window contains:
- a CDS encoding FABP family protein: protein MAVPLRTDTPLTLVPLSWLLGRWEGAGVLGHPARGETDTRFGQVVEFGHDGRDFLSYTSTTWALDEAGNTTDPLDVETGFWRPQPVDLDAPAPADGPRPVELEVLLTHPTGVVEILVGTARGPRIDLSTDVVARTTTAHEYTAGTRMYGLVEGDLLWATDVTLAGHPMRSYASARLKRVD from the coding sequence GTGGCCGTCCCCCTGCGCACCGACACCCCGCTGACCCTCGTCCCGCTGTCGTGGCTCCTGGGCCGCTGGGAGGGCGCCGGCGTCCTCGGGCACCCGGCCCGCGGTGAGACCGACACCCGCTTCGGGCAGGTCGTCGAGTTCGGCCACGACGGCCGCGACTTCCTCAGCTACACCTCCACGACCTGGGCGCTGGACGAGGCCGGGAACACCACCGACCCCCTCGACGTCGAGACGGGGTTCTGGCGCCCCCAGCCCGTGGACCTGGACGCCCCCGCGCCCGCCGACGGGCCCCGCCCCGTCGAGCTCGAGGTCCTGCTGACCCACCCCACGGGCGTCGTCGAGATCCTCGTCGGCACCGCCCGCGGCCCGCGCATCGACCTGTCCACCGACGTCGTGGCCCGCACCACCACGGCGCACGAGTACACCGCGGGCACGCGGATGTACGGCCTCGTCGAGGGCGACCTGCTGTGGGCGACCGACGTGACGCTGGCCGGGCACCCGATGCGCAGCTACGCCTCGGCGCGGCTCAAGCGCGTCGACTGA
- a CDS encoding winged helix-turn-helix transcriptional regulator: MAQILVLTNALAPSTEVLPALGLLPHSVRVLPAEASVLVDEPLSDAVLVDGRRELAAARSLCRLLRTTGLSQPLLLVVTEGGMAAVAADWGADDVLLDTCGPAELDARLRLAAGRLRRPVEDAEAGGQTEIRAGDVVIDEAAYSARVRGRQLDLTYKEFELLKHLAQHPGRVFTRAQLLQEVWGYDYFGGTRTVDVHVRRLRAKLGAEHENAIGTVRNVGYRFVSSGRDLDDELELGADVDPGLAAADDPTRPRP, from the coding sequence GTGGCCCAGATCCTCGTGTTGACGAACGCACTGGCTCCTTCCACGGAGGTGCTGCCGGCCCTCGGCCTGCTCCCGCACAGCGTGCGCGTCCTGCCCGCCGAGGCGTCCGTGCTCGTCGACGAACCCCTGTCCGACGCCGTCCTGGTCGACGGCCGGCGCGAGCTCGCCGCGGCCCGGTCCCTGTGCCGGCTGCTGCGGACGACGGGGTTGTCCCAGCCCCTGCTGCTGGTGGTCACCGAGGGCGGGATGGCCGCGGTGGCCGCCGACTGGGGCGCCGACGACGTCCTGCTCGACACGTGCGGGCCCGCGGAGCTGGACGCCCGGCTGCGGCTGGCCGCGGGCCGGTTGCGCCGCCCGGTCGAGGACGCCGAGGCGGGTGGGCAGACCGAGATCCGCGCCGGCGACGTCGTCATCGACGAGGCCGCCTACTCCGCCCGGGTGCGCGGGCGCCAGCTCGACCTGACCTACAAGGAGTTCGAGCTCCTCAAGCACCTGGCCCAGCACCCCGGCCGCGTCTTCACGCGCGCGCAGCTGCTGCAGGAGGTCTGGGGGTACGACTACTTCGGCGGCACCCGCACGGTCGACGTCCACGTCCGCCGGTTGCGGGCCAAGCTGGGCGCCGAGCACGAGAACGCCATCGGCACGGTGCGCAACGTGGGCTACCGCTTCGTGTCCTCCGGCCGGGACCTCGACGACGAGCTCGAGCTGGGCGCGGACGTCGACCCCGGCCTGGCCGCCGCCGACGACCCCACCCGGCCGCGCCCGTGA
- the mshD gene encoding mycothiol synthase, translating to MSLDPGLDAGTREAVLALAAAASRADDATALSEDAVLRLAELDGPDVTHLLRRTGDVLTGYAQLVPAGDGLEGELLVHPGHRRRGTGTSLAAEVEALAGGRAVRLWSHGDTPGARALAARRGWARVRELLRLERPAAGLLDLEVPDLPAGLTVRPFEPGADDDAWVALNAAAFATHPEQGRWTVEDLRARFTEAWFDPSLLLLAQDADGLVASCWMKVEDGHGELYVLGVAPGRSGAGLGRALLVRGLRAVAAASAVDTVDLYVDGDNVPAVKLYARLGFERAAVDVQYARPAG from the coding sequence GTGAGCCTGGACCCCGGGCTGGACGCGGGCACGCGCGAGGCCGTCCTGGCGCTCGCCGCCGCCGCCTCCCGCGCCGACGACGCGACCGCGCTGTCGGAGGACGCGGTCCTGCGCCTGGCCGAGCTCGACGGCCCGGACGTGACGCACCTGCTGCGCCGCACCGGCGACGTGCTGACCGGCTACGCCCAGCTCGTCCCCGCCGGCGACGGCCTGGAGGGCGAGCTGCTGGTCCACCCCGGGCACCGCCGCCGCGGGACCGGCACGTCGCTGGCCGCCGAGGTCGAGGCCCTCGCGGGCGGGCGCGCGGTGCGGTTGTGGTCGCATGGCGACACCCCCGGGGCCCGCGCGCTGGCCGCGCGGCGGGGCTGGGCGCGGGTGCGCGAGCTGCTGCGGCTGGAACGCCCCGCGGCCGGGCTGCTCGACCTGGAGGTGCCCGACCTGCCCGCGGGCCTCACCGTCCGCCCCTTCGAGCCGGGCGCCGACGACGACGCGTGGGTCGCGCTGAACGCGGCCGCGTTCGCCACCCACCCCGAGCAGGGCCGGTGGACGGTCGAGGACCTGCGGGCCCGGTTCACCGAGGCCTGGTTCGACCCCTCCCTGCTGCTCCTGGCCCAGGACGCGGACGGCCTGGTCGCCTCCTGCTGGATGAAGGTCGAGGACGGGCACGGCGAGCTGTACGTGCTGGGCGTCGCCCCCGGCCGTTCGGGCGCCGGGCTGGGGCGGGCGCTGCTGGTGCGGGGCCTGCGCGCGGTGGCCGCCGCGTCCGCGGTGGACACCGTCGACCTGTACGTCGACGGCGACAACGTGCCGGCCGTGAAGCTGTACGCGCGCCTGGGGTTCGAGCGCGCAGCCGTCGACGTGCAGTACGCCCGCCCCGCCGGCTGA
- a CDS encoding RNA degradosome polyphosphate kinase, which translates to MTATTPLPAVNPVEETVELPEDRFADRELSWLAFNERVLEFAEDPEVHLLERARFLSIFANNLDEFFMVRVAGLKRRIATGLAVTAASGLEPREVLDAIGLRAHELTERHAAAFLEGVRPALAEAGITIVRWDELSQGEQVRLHGFFRDQVFPVLTPLAVDPAHPFPYISGLSLNLAVVVRNPTTDKEHFARVKVPPLLPRFVTVEADGQGARFVPLEDVIAVHLDQLFPGMEVVQHHTFRVTRNEDLEVEEDDAENLLQALEKELLRRRFGPAVRLEVASDIAPEVRELLVRELGVHEKEVYELPEPLDLRGLGDIADLDRPELKFPKFVARTHRDLTDGAETAKPSDVFAAIRNRDVLLHHPYDSFSTSVQAFLEQAAADPKVLAIKQTLYRTSGDSPIVDALIDAAEAGKQVLALVEIKARFDEQANITWARKLEQAGVHVVYGLVGLKTHAKLSLVVRQESGGLRRYCHVGTGNYNPKTARLYEDMGLLTDDPQVGEDLTRLFNQLSGYAPKTAYKRLLVAPRSLRTGLIDRIDREIDNARQGLPAGVRIKVNSIVDEAVIDALYRASNAGVPVDVVVRGICALRPGVPGLSENIRVRSILGRFLEHSRLFWFAAGGDPVVMIGSADMMHRNLDRRVEAVVRLTDPRHVREVSALLDDCMADTTSSFHLDAGGNWTRHHLDADGKPLRDLQEHIIATRPGRRPTARRRR; encoded by the coding sequence ATGACGGCCACCACGCCCCTCCCCGCTGTGAACCCGGTCGAGGAGACCGTCGAACTGCCCGAGGACCGCTTCGCCGACCGCGAGCTGTCCTGGCTGGCCTTCAACGAGCGCGTCCTGGAGTTCGCCGAGGACCCCGAGGTCCACCTGCTCGAACGGGCCCGGTTCCTGTCGATCTTCGCGAACAACCTCGACGAGTTCTTCATGGTCCGCGTCGCCGGGCTCAAGCGCCGCATCGCGACCGGGCTGGCCGTCACCGCCGCCAGCGGCCTGGAACCGCGCGAGGTCCTCGACGCCATCGGCCTGCGCGCCCACGAGCTGACCGAGCGGCACGCCGCGGCCTTCCTGGAGGGGGTGCGCCCGGCCCTGGCCGAGGCCGGCATCACCATCGTGCGCTGGGACGAGCTGAGCCAGGGCGAGCAGGTCCGCCTGCACGGCTTCTTCCGCGACCAGGTGTTCCCCGTCCTGACGCCGCTGGCGGTGGACCCGGCCCACCCGTTCCCCTACATCTCGGGCCTGTCGCTGAACCTGGCCGTCGTCGTGCGCAACCCGACGACGGACAAGGAGCACTTCGCGCGGGTGAAGGTGCCGCCGCTGCTGCCGCGGTTCGTCACGGTCGAGGCCGACGGGCAGGGCGCGCGGTTCGTCCCCCTCGAGGACGTCATCGCCGTGCACCTGGACCAGCTGTTCCCGGGCATGGAGGTCGTGCAGCACCACACGTTCCGCGTGACGCGCAACGAGGACCTCGAGGTCGAGGAGGACGACGCCGAGAACCTCCTGCAGGCCCTGGAGAAGGAGCTGCTGCGCCGCCGGTTCGGCCCGGCCGTCCGCCTCGAGGTCGCCTCCGACATCGCCCCCGAGGTCCGCGAGCTGCTCGTGCGCGAGCTCGGCGTGCACGAGAAGGAGGTCTACGAGCTGCCCGAGCCGCTGGACCTGCGCGGGCTGGGCGACATCGCCGACCTGGACCGCCCGGAGCTGAAGTTCCCGAAGTTCGTGGCCCGCACCCACCGCGACCTCACCGACGGCGCCGAGACGGCCAAGCCGTCGGACGTGTTCGCCGCCATCCGCAACCGCGACGTGCTGCTGCACCACCCCTACGACTCCTTCTCCACGAGCGTGCAGGCGTTCCTGGAGCAGGCCGCGGCGGACCCGAAGGTCCTGGCCATCAAGCAGACGCTGTACCGCACCTCGGGCGACTCCCCCATCGTCGACGCCCTCATCGACGCCGCCGAGGCCGGCAAGCAGGTCCTGGCCCTGGTCGAGATCAAGGCGCGCTTCGACGAGCAGGCCAACATCACGTGGGCCCGCAAGCTGGAGCAGGCCGGCGTGCACGTCGTGTACGGCCTGGTGGGCCTGAAGACGCACGCCAAGCTGAGCCTGGTGGTGCGCCAGGAGTCCGGCGGCCTGCGCCGCTACTGCCACGTCGGCACCGGCAACTACAACCCCAAGACGGCCCGGCTGTACGAGGACATGGGTCTGCTCACCGACGACCCGCAGGTCGGCGAGGACCTGACGCGGCTGTTCAACCAGCTGTCCGGGTACGCCCCGAAGACCGCGTACAAGCGGCTGCTGGTGGCGCCGCGCTCGCTGCGCACGGGGCTGATCGACCGCATCGACCGCGAGATCGACAACGCCAGGCAGGGCCTGCCCGCCGGGGTGCGCATCAAGGTGAACTCGATCGTGGACGAGGCCGTCATCGACGCCCTGTACCGCGCCTCGAACGCGGGGGTGCCCGTCGACGTCGTCGTGCGCGGCATCTGCGCCCTGCGGCCGGGCGTGCCCGGGCTGAGCGAGAACATCCGCGTCCGCAGCATCCTGGGCCGCTTCCTGGAGCACAGCCGGTTGTTCTGGTTCGCCGCCGGCGGGGACCCGGTGGTCATGATCGGCAGCGCCGACATGATGCACCGCAACCTCGACCGTCGCGTCGAGGCCGTGGTCCGGCTGACCGACCCCCGGCACGTGCGGGAGGTCTCGGCCCTGCTGGACGACTGCATGGCCGACACGACGAGCTCGTTCCACCTCGACGCCGGGGGGAACTGGACGCGCCACCACCTCGACGCGGACGGCAAGCCGCTGCGGGACCTGCAGGAGCACATCATCGCGACGCGACCCGGCCGTCGTCCCACCGCCCGCCGCCGCCGTTGA
- a CDS encoding NUDIX hydrolase — MDVEAAGCVVVRAGEQGPEVLLVHRPTTATRTADWSWPKGKLDRLDDGWEHPAVAAVRETAEETGVRVHLGVPLPEQRYEIAGGLRKRVRYWLAHPAGPADPEVFEPADPGEITGTGWFTLDAARDRLSYPADVQTLDAALPGGELPIPTWPLVVLRHARAVKRSDWSGGEAVRPLLEAGHAQSRDLAPLLGCFDVRALVTSPWARCVQTVLPAAELTGLPVEEEPALTEDAFRADADAATDVVRALLDAGRAVVVCSHGPVLPALQAVLAERSDRAGVRRRVGAKLDKAALVVGHVTGSGAGARLVAVERHSF, encoded by the coding sequence GTGGACGTCGAGGCCGCCGGCTGCGTCGTCGTCCGGGCCGGGGAGCAGGGGCCGGAGGTGCTGCTCGTCCACCGGCCCACCACGGCCACCCGCACCGCGGACTGGTCGTGGCCCAAGGGCAAGCTCGACCGCCTCGACGACGGGTGGGAGCACCCCGCGGTCGCGGCCGTGCGCGAGACGGCCGAGGAGACGGGGGTCCGGGTCCACCTGGGCGTCCCGCTGCCCGAGCAGCGCTACGAGATCGCCGGCGGGCTGCGCAAGCGCGTGCGGTACTGGCTCGCGCACCCGGCGGGGCCGGCCGACCCGGAGGTCTTCGAACCCGCGGACCCGGGCGAGATCACCGGGACGGGCTGGTTCACCCTCGACGCGGCCCGGGACCGGCTGAGCTACCCGGCCGACGTGCAGACCCTGGACGCGGCCCTGCCCGGCGGCGAGCTGCCCATCCCCACCTGGCCGCTGGTGGTGCTGCGGCACGCGCGGGCGGTGAAGCGCTCGGACTGGTCCGGGGGCGAGGCGGTGCGCCCGCTGCTGGAGGCCGGTCACGCCCAGTCGCGCGACCTCGCCCCCCTGCTCGGGTGCTTCGACGTGCGCGCCCTCGTGACCTCGCCGTGGGCACGCTGCGTGCAGACCGTGCTGCCGGCGGCCGAGCTCACCGGGTTGCCCGTCGAGGAGGAACCGGCCCTGACCGAGGACGCGTTCCGGGCCGACGCCGACGCCGCGACGGACGTCGTGCGGGCTCTGCTGGACGCGGGCCGGGCCGTGGTCGTGTGCTCGCACGGCCCGGTCCTGCCTGCGCTGCAGGCGGTCCTGGCCGAGCGCTCGGACCGTGCGGGCGTGCGGCGCAGGGTGGGCGCCAAGCTCGACAAGGCGGCGCTCGTCGTGGGGCACGTCACCGGTTCCGGGGCAGGGGCCCGGCTCGTCGCCGTCGAGCGCCACAGCTTCTGA
- the pstS gene encoding phosphate ABC transporter substrate-binding protein PstS has translation MTFWKSTRLFGIAAVGVLALAGCGSDDNTTTGSGSGGSSSASASTSAIDCKTGTLNGEGSSAQKNAIDQVIQQGYQAQCSGATINYNATGSGSGRKQFTSGQADWAGSDAALKPEEQAAAKARCQGNDAWDLPMVAGPIAIAYNVDGVKDLVLNGEVAAKIFSGQITTWDDAAIKALNPDAKLPSTAISVFFRTGTSGTTENFTKYLHATAPDAWTAEGNQEWAGKGEGREGSAGVAQAVAGASGSITYVEWSYAQDNKLSVAQIDNGSGAVELTGESAGKTVATATQVGTGNDLSLKIDYATKEAGAYPIVLVTYEIVCSKGLDAEKTALLKSFLTYYAEDDTQKGLADIGYAPLPAEVSEKVRTAIAAIA, from the coding sequence GTGACGTTCTGGAAGTCCACCCGCCTGTTCGGCATCGCCGCGGTCGGTGTCCTCGCCCTCGCCGGCTGCGGCTCCGACGACAACACGACCACCGGCTCGGGCAGCGGCGGTTCCTCGTCGGCCTCGGCCTCGACGTCGGCCATCGACTGCAAGACCGGCACCCTGAACGGCGAGGGTTCCAGCGCGCAGAAGAACGCCATCGACCAGGTGATCCAGCAGGGTTACCAGGCCCAGTGCAGCGGCGCGACCATCAACTACAACGCGACGGGCTCCGGCTCGGGCCGCAAGCAGTTCACCTCCGGCCAGGCCGACTGGGCCGGCTCCGACGCCGCCCTCAAGCCCGAGGAGCAGGCCGCCGCGAAGGCCCGCTGCCAGGGCAACGACGCGTGGGACCTGCCGATGGTCGCCGGCCCCATCGCCATCGCCTACAACGTCGACGGCGTCAAGGACCTCGTGCTCAACGGCGAGGTCGCCGCGAAGATCTTCTCCGGTCAGATCACCACGTGGGACGACGCAGCCATCAAGGCGCTGAACCCGGACGCGAAGCTGCCGAGCACCGCCATCAGCGTGTTCTTCCGCACCGGCACCTCCGGCACCACCGAGAACTTCACCAAGTACCTGCACGCCACGGCCCCCGACGCCTGGACCGCCGAGGGCAACCAGGAGTGGGCCGGCAAGGGCGAGGGCCGCGAGGGCTCCGCCGGTGTCGCGCAAGCGGTCGCCGGCGCGTCCGGGTCGATCACCTACGTCGAGTGGTCCTACGCCCAGGACAACAAGCTGTCCGTCGCGCAGATCGACAACGGCTCCGGGGCCGTCGAGCTGACCGGCGAGTCCGCCGGCAAGACCGTCGCCACCGCCACCCAGGTCGGCACCGGCAACGACCTCTCCCTGAAGATCGACTACGCGACCAAGGAGGCCGGGGCCTACCCGATCGTCCTGGTCACCTACGAGATCGTCTGCTCCAAGGGCCTGGACGCCGAGAAGACCGCCCTGCTGAAGTCCTTCCTCACCTACTACGCCGAGGACGACACTCAGAAGGGTCTGGCCGACATCGGGTACGCCCCGCTGCCCGCCGAGGTCTCCGAGAAGGTGCGCACCGCCATCGCGGCGATCGCCTGA
- the pstC gene encoding phosphate ABC transporter permease subunit PstC — protein sequence MSSITGRSAVEQGPGPSGDKARGTRRLGDALFGGGAGLAGVVVIAIVVFTGVFLALSAVPSVLDDKVNFLTSTEWSANPGDLRFGILQILWTTVSISLIAMVIAVPLGIGNALFLTQYAPKWLARPAASVIDLLAAIPSIVYGLWGIQVFAPHLTGLQTWLNDVLGWFPLFGGPVSTGTVFIAGVVLAVMVLPIITAMSREVFAQTPAAHKEGALALGATKWEMIRTSVLPFGRAGVISAAMLGLGRALGETIAITIIVSSVAPGASFFASWLQGGETFASKIANNAAEFNNPESTGAYIAAGLVLFVLTFLVNAIARVIINRRKAFA from the coding sequence ATGTCTTCGATCACCGGCCGCTCGGCCGTCGAGCAGGGCCCCGGCCCCTCGGGCGACAAGGCCCGGGGCACGCGCCGGCTCGGTGACGCACTCTTCGGCGGGGGTGCCGGTCTCGCCGGTGTCGTCGTCATCGCCATCGTCGTCTTCACGGGGGTCTTCCTCGCGCTCAGCGCGGTGCCGTCCGTGCTCGACGACAAGGTCAACTTCCTCACGTCCACCGAGTGGTCGGCCAACCCCGGCGACCTGCGGTTCGGCATCCTGCAGATCCTGTGGACGACCGTCTCGATCTCGCTGATCGCCATGGTCATCGCGGTGCCCCTGGGGATCGGGAACGCCCTGTTCCTCACCCAGTACGCGCCGAAGTGGCTGGCCCGCCCGGCCGCCAGCGTCATCGACCTGCTCGCCGCGATCCCCTCGATCGTCTACGGCCTGTGGGGCATCCAGGTCTTCGCCCCCCACCTGACCGGCCTGCAGACGTGGCTGAACGACGTGCTGGGCTGGTTCCCCCTGTTCGGCGGCCCGGTCAGCACCGGGACCGTGTTCATCGCCGGCGTCGTCCTGGCGGTCATGGTCCTGCCGATCATCACCGCCATGTCGCGCGAGGTGTTCGCGCAGACGCCCGCCGCCCACAAGGAGGGCGCGCTGGCCCTGGGAGCGACGAAGTGGGAGATGATCCGCACCTCGGTCCTGCCCTTCGGCCGCGCCGGCGTCATCTCGGCCGCGATGCTCGGCCTGGGCCGCGCCCTCGGTGAGACCATCGCCATCACGATCATCGTCTCCAGCGTCGCGCCGGGGGCCTCGTTCTTCGCCTCCTGGCTGCAGGGCGGGGAGACGTTCGCGTCGAAGATCGCCAACAACGCCGCCGAGTTCAACAACCCCGAGTCCACGGGCGCCTACATCGCCGCCGGCCTCGTGCTGTTCGTCCTGACCTTCCTGGTCAACGCCATCGCCCGCGTCATCATCAACCGTCGGAAGGCCTTCGCGTGA
- the pstA gene encoding phosphate ABC transporter permease PstA codes for MSALDTTVPDRELPAALADSRGQGGRKVRNTIATVAMVLCFAIAVIPLVWILWTVIDKGAGLLFHSTWWLNSQRGITPRIVGGGAYHAIVGTLLQALATAVIAVPLGIMSAILLVEYGASRIARVVSFTVDILSGLPSIVAALFVYALWVTTLGFDRSGFAVSLSLVLLMVPVVVRSTEEMLKLVPNELREASYALGVPKWKTIVRIVLPTAFSGILTGVLLGLARIMGETAPLLILVGYSQSINTDLFGGNMAALPLMINNDRQQALEPAVERVWAAALTLVLIVLVLNIAGRAIARFSSLKK; via the coding sequence GTGAGCGCCCTCGACACCACCGTCCCCGACCGCGAACTGCCGGCGGCCCTGGCCGACTCGCGGGGCCAGGGGGGCCGCAAGGTCCGCAACACGATCGCCACCGTCGCGATGGTGCTGTGCTTCGCCATCGCCGTGATCCCCCTCGTCTGGATCCTCTGGACGGTCATCGACAAGGGCGCGGGGCTGCTGTTCCACTCGACCTGGTGGCTGAACTCCCAGCGCGGCATCACCCCGCGCATCGTCGGCGGCGGGGCCTACCACGCCATCGTCGGCACGTTGCTGCAGGCGCTGGCCACCGCGGTCATCGCCGTGCCGCTGGGCATCATGAGCGCCATCCTGCTCGTCGAGTACGGCGCGAGCCGCATCGCCCGCGTCGTGAGCTTCACCGTCGACATCCTGTCCGGGCTGCCCTCCATCGTCGCCGCCCTGTTCGTGTACGCGCTGTGGGTGACGACGCTGGGCTTCGACCGTTCCGGGTTCGCCGTCTCGCTGTCCCTGGTCCTGCTGATGGTCCCGGTCGTGGTCCGCTCCACCGAGGAGATGCTCAAGCTCGTCCCGAACGAGCTGCGTGAGGCCTCCTACGCCCTCGGGGTGCCGAAGTGGAAGACCATCGTGCGGATCGTCCTGCCGACCGCCTTCTCGGGGATCCTCACGGGCGTGCTGCTGGGTCTGGCGCGCATCATGGGTGAGACCGCTCCGCTGCTGATCCTGGTCGGCTACTCGCAGTCGATCAACACCGACCTGTTCGGCGGCAACATGGCGGCCCTGCCCCTGATGATCAACAACGACCGCCAGCAGGCCCTGGAGCCCGCGGTCGAACGCGTCTGGGCCGCCGCCCTCACACTGGTGCTCATCGTGCTGGTGCTCAACATCGCCGGTCGGGCCATCGCCCGCTTCAGCTCGCTCAAGAAGTAA
- the pstB gene encoding phosphate ABC transporter ATP-binding protein PstB, with product MAKRIDVKDLNVYYGSFKAVEDVSMTVEPRSVTAFIGPSGCGKSTFLRTLNRMHEVIPGGRVEGSVMLDDDDLYSSKMDPVNVRRTVGMVFQRPNPFPTMSIFDNVAAGMRLNGVRNRKVLAESVEKSLRGANLWNEVKDRLDKPGAGLSGGQQQRLCIARAIAVEPQVLLMDEPCSALDPISTLAIEDLIGELKSSFTIVIVTHNMQQAARVSDKTAFFNLAATGKPGRLIEIDDTATIFSNPTQKATEDYISGRFG from the coding sequence GTGGCCAAGCGCATCGACGTCAAGGACCTCAACGTCTACTACGGCAGCTTCAAGGCCGTCGAAGACGTCTCGATGACCGTGGAACCCCGCTCCGTGACGGCCTTCATCGGCCCCTCCGGCTGCGGCAAGTCCACGTTCCTGCGGACGCTGAACCGCATGCACGAGGTCATCCCCGGGGGGCGCGTCGAGGGCAGCGTCATGCTCGACGACGACGACCTGTACAGCTCCAAGATGGACCCGGTGAACGTGCGCCGGACCGTCGGGATGGTGTTCCAGCGGCCGAACCCGTTCCCGACGATGTCGATCTTCGACAACGTCGCCGCCGGCATGCGGCTGAACGGCGTCCGCAACCGCAAGGTGCTCGCGGAGTCCGTGGAGAAGTCCCTGCGGGGCGCGAACCTGTGGAACGAGGTCAAGGACCGGCTCGACAAGCCCGGCGCCGGCCTGTCCGGCGGTCAGCAGCAGCGGCTGTGCATCGCCCGCGCCATCGCGGTGGAGCCGCAGGTCCTGCTGATGGACGAGCCGTGCTCGGCGCTGGACCCGATCTCGACGCTGGCGATCGAGGACCTGATCGGTGAGCTGAAGAGCTCCTTCACGATCGTCATCGTCACCCACAACATGCAGCAGGCCGCGCGCGTCTCGGACAAGACGGCCTTCTTCAACCTGGCCGCCACGGGCAAGCCCGGCCGTCTGATCGAGATCGACGACACCGCGACGATCTTCTCGAACCCGACGCAGAAGGCGACCGAGGACTACATCTCGGGCCGCTTCGGCTGA
- a CDS encoding inorganic phosphate transporter has protein sequence MELLLVLVVIAVALAFDFTNGFHDAANAIATSVFTRALTPRIALSMAAVCNLLGAFLGTGVATVIGFGIVDVGLGHAGLLVVLAALIGAIGWNLTTWRFGLPSSSTGALLGGLAGAGLAAGARLHWDVVLVAVVVPMVVSPLTGAALGYLATAAVLHGVRDKAPGPTNRRFRMLQTVSAAAVALGHGLQDAQKTMGVIVLALVAGGLQTGRDIPWWVTLLAALAISAGTYCGGWRIIRTLGRRVAQVDPARGFVAETVASVVLYVAALAFNAPVSTTQVMASAVMGAAATKRRSAVRWRVVRSMLVAWVLTMPAAAVLGALVCLGLRSFL, from the coding sequence GTGGAGCTCCTGCTGGTCCTCGTCGTCATCGCGGTCGCCCTCGCGTTCGACTTCACCAACGGCTTCCACGACGCCGCCAACGCCATCGCCACCTCCGTCTTCACCCGCGCCCTGACCCCGCGCATCGCGCTGAGCATGGCCGCGGTCTGCAACCTGCTCGGCGCCTTCCTCGGCACGGGGGTGGCCACGGTCATCGGGTTCGGCATCGTCGACGTGGGGCTGGGCCACGCGGGTCTGCTCGTCGTGCTCGCGGCGCTGATCGGTGCCATCGGCTGGAACCTCACCACGTGGCGCTTCGGGCTGCCCTCCTCCAGCACCGGCGCCCTGCTGGGCGGTCTGGCCGGGGCGGGCCTGGCCGCCGGGGCCAGGCTGCACTGGGACGTCGTCCTCGTGGCCGTCGTCGTGCCCATGGTCGTGTCCCCGCTGACGGGGGCCGCCCTCGGCTACCTCGCCACGGCCGCCGTCCTGCACGGGGTCCGGGACAAGGCGCCCGGCCCGACGAACCGGCGCTTCCGGATGCTGCAGACCGTCTCCGCGGCCGCCGTGGCGCTCGGCCACGGCCTGCAGGACGCCCAGAAGACGATGGGGGTCATCGTCCTCGCGCTGGTCGCCGGCGGCCTGCAGACCGGCCGCGACATCCCCTGGTGGGTCACGCTGCTGGCGGCGCTGGCGATCAGCGCGGGCACCTACTGCGGGGGCTGGCGCATCATCCGCACCCTGGGCCGGCGCGTCGCCCAGGTCGACCCGGCCCGCGGCTTCGTCGCCGAGACCGTGGCGTCCGTGGTGCTGTACGTGGCGGCGCTGGCGTTCAACGCACCCGTCTCGACCACCCAGGTGATGGCCTCGGCCGTCATGGGCGCCGCCGCCACCAAGCGCCGCTCGGCGGTCCGCTGGCGGGTGGTGCGCTCGATGCTCGTCGCCTGGGTGCTCACGATGCCCGCCGCGGCCGTCCTGGGGGCGCTCGTGTGCCTCGGGCTGCGCTCGTTCCTCTGA
- a CDS encoding DUF47 domain-containing protein, with protein MRFRLRPQDDGFFELFAATGAILVEACRILTEAIGSDPVRRSELSDAMEEVEHRGDESSHALVRKVNSSYLTPFDREDVYQLGARLDDCLDLMQKALDRMVVYRVGALPDAVGELVQVLSRQAELTSEAMPRLRSPAALSDYWVEVNRLENQADQIHLRLLAEIFAGGYDAVEIIKHKEIVDTLEAAADAFELVAQTVETIAVKGS; from the coding sequence GTGCGTTTCCGACTGAGACCCCAGGACGACGGCTTCTTCGAGCTCTTCGCCGCCACCGGTGCCATCCTCGTCGAGGCGTGCAGGATCCTCACCGAGGCCATCGGCAGCGACCCCGTCCGGCGGTCCGAGCTGTCCGACGCCATGGAGGAGGTCGAGCACCGCGGCGACGAGTCGTCCCACGCCCTCGTGCGCAAGGTGAACTCCTCCTACCTCACCCCGTTCGACCGCGAGGACGTCTACCAGCTCGGCGCACGCCTGGACGACTGCCTCGACCTCATGCAGAAGGCCCTCGACCGCATGGTCGTCTACCGGGTCGGGGCACTGCCCGACGCCGTCGGCGAACTCGTCCAGGTCCTGTCCCGGCAGGCCGAGCTGACCTCCGAGGCGATGCCGCGGCTGCGTTCCCCCGCCGCGCTGTCGGACTACTGGGTCGAGGTCAACCGCCTGGAGAACCAGGCCGACCAGATCCACCTGCGGCTGCTCGCCGAGATCTTCGCCGGCGGGTACGACGCCGTCGAGATCATCAAGCACAAGGAGATCGTCGACACCCTCGAAGCCGCCGCGGACGCCTTCGAGCTGGTGGCCCAGACCGTGGAGACCATCGCGGTCAAGGGGTCCTGA